The proteins below come from a single Candidatus Flexicrinis affinis genomic window:
- a CDS encoding uracil-DNA glycosylase, with protein sequence MQQDRATALKAIADRVAACRACRLYERARNPVPGSGDPDAEIVFVGEGPGEQEDIQGLPFVGRSGQYLDYLLNLIGLKRSQVFIANVVKHRPPNNRDPQPDEIAACEPFLNEQLAAIDPLIIVTLGRFSMARYFPNAKISSIHGKPRYEGRVAYYPLYHPAAALRNPALRYDMEDDINRIPAILTEVRRLRSIAAGIPDAPPHEDDPPRQLSLF encoded by the coding sequence ATGCAGCAAGACCGAGCCACCGCGCTAAAGGCGATCGCAGATCGCGTGGCGGCGTGCCGGGCCTGCCGCCTGTACGAACGGGCGCGCAACCCGGTTCCGGGTTCGGGCGATCCGGACGCGGAGATCGTGTTCGTCGGCGAAGGGCCGGGCGAGCAGGAAGACATTCAGGGCCTGCCGTTTGTCGGCCGGTCGGGGCAGTATCTCGACTATCTGCTAAACCTGATCGGGCTGAAGCGGTCGCAGGTGTTTATCGCCAATGTCGTCAAACACCGCCCGCCGAACAACCGCGATCCACAGCCTGACGAGATCGCCGCGTGCGAACCGTTCCTCAACGAGCAGCTGGCGGCGATCGACCCGCTGATTATCGTCACGTTGGGTCGGTTCAGCATGGCGCGCTACTTCCCGAACGCCAAAATCAGCTCGATCCACGGCAAGCCGCGCTACGAGGGGCGGGTCGCCTACTACCCGCTGTATCATCCGGCGGCCGCGCTGCGTAACCCGGCCCTACGCTACGACATGGAAGACGACATCAACCGCATCCCGGCGATTCTGACAGAAGTGCGCCGCCTGCGCAGCATCGCCGCGGGAATCCCGGATGCGCCGCCGCACGAGGACGACCCGCCGCGTCAATTGAGTCTATTCTAG
- a CDS encoding glucose-1-phosphate thymidylyltransferase, whose amino-acid sequence MKAIILAAGQGTRLRPVTLTMPKPMVPVANKPLIEYAVDLLKAAGVHDIGIIVNSLESPIVPMLGNGTKQNVRLEYLVQSEQKGLAHACSLAADFVGDEPFAMLLGDNIFQDQMTKMLTEFEASDAEAAIALGEVADPTRFGIAEVEGDRILRVVEKPKDPPSNLAISGVYLFRRSIFDSISRITPSWRNELEITDAIQDLLTHNKKVSYYTIKGWWIDAGKPDAIVRANQLVMGDMPYSPPPEGDTIENSEVSARVLIGAGSRIINSTVRGPVVVGTGVTIKDSYVGPYTAIGDNVTLEHAEIEASIVMKDCTLRGIDGRIDSSLMADGSIVLSSGRSMPRVHRFILAENSYVQL is encoded by the coding sequence ATGAAAGCGATTATCTTGGCCGCTGGCCAAGGGACACGTCTACGCCCAGTTACGCTCACAATGCCAAAGCCGATGGTGCCGGTGGCCAACAAGCCGCTGATCGAGTATGCCGTCGATCTGCTGAAGGCTGCCGGCGTCCACGATATCGGGATTATCGTCAACTCGCTCGAGTCGCCGATCGTGCCCATGCTCGGCAACGGGACGAAGCAGAACGTTCGCCTCGAATATCTCGTACAGTCGGAACAGAAGGGACTCGCCCACGCATGTTCGCTGGCGGCCGATTTCGTCGGTGACGAGCCGTTCGCCATGCTGCTGGGCGACAACATCTTCCAAGACCAGATGACCAAGATGCTGACCGAGTTCGAGGCGTCCGATGCCGAAGCGGCTATTGCCCTCGGCGAAGTGGCCGATCCGACCCGTTTCGGGATCGCGGAGGTCGAGGGCGACCGTATCTTGCGCGTGGTCGAAAAGCCAAAAGACCCGCCGAGCAACCTCGCCATCAGCGGCGTGTACCTGTTCCGCCGGTCGATCTTCGACTCGATCAGCCGAATCACGCCGTCGTGGCGCAACGAGCTTGAGATCACTGATGCAATTCAAGACTTGTTGACGCACAACAAGAAGGTCAGCTACTACACGATCAAAGGCTGGTGGATCGACGCCGGCAAGCCGGACGCGATCGTGCGCGCCAACCAGCTCGTCATGGGCGACATGCCGTACTCGCCCCCGCCCGAAGGCGACACCATCGAGAATTCCGAGGTGTCGGCACGCGTGCTGATCGGCGCTGGGAGCCGCATCATCAACAGCACGGTGCGCGGGCCAGTGGTCGTCGGCACAGGCGTGACGATCAAAGACAGCTACGTCGGTCCGTACACGGCGATCGGCGACAACGTGACGCTGGAACATGCGGAGATCGAAGCCAGTATCGTGATGAAGGACTGCACGCTGCGCGGGATCGACGGGCGTATCGACAGCAGCCTCATGGCCGACGGCTCGATTGTCCTATCGTCGGGCCGCTCGATGCCGCGGGTTCACCGCTTCATCCTCGCCGAGAACAGCTACGTCCAGCTCTAG
- a CDS encoding maleylpyruvate isomerase N-terminal domain-containing protein yields the protein MSKSKDQIKAKLDEVRAYFERVLEAVGDRWEQQVYSDGLQWTVRQVLIHVADADRGHNRQAMGYAAGEKVIPDDFDVQRYNTRTTEKFADKPAQQAWNELRESRVALLAWLESVDEDKLDMEGRHASGPIMPVRKMLRIQALHEQAHAQDIAKALGIDA from the coding sequence ATGAGCAAGTCCAAAGACCAGATCAAGGCCAAGCTGGACGAAGTGCGCGCCTATTTCGAGCGCGTGCTGGAGGCTGTCGGCGACCGCTGGGAACAGCAGGTGTACTCCGACGGCTTGCAGTGGACCGTACGGCAGGTCTTGATCCACGTCGCCGACGCCGACCGCGGACATAACCGGCAGGCGATGGGCTACGCGGCGGGCGAGAAGGTTATCCCGGATGATTTCGACGTACAGCGGTACAACACCCGCACGACCGAGAAGTTCGCTGACAAGCCGGCCCAGCAGGCGTGGAACGAACTGCGTGAATCGCGCGTCGCCCTGCTCGCGTGGCTCGAATCCGTCGACGAGGACAAGCTCGACATGGAAGGGCGGCACGCGTCCGGGCCAATCATGCCAGTGCGCAAGATGCTCCGCATACAGGCGCTGCACGAACAAGCGCACGCGCAGGACATTGCCAAGGCACTCGGGATTGACGCCTGA
- a CDS encoding molybdopterin-dependent oxidoreductase codes for MHGKANAFIIHQTDPFNGGPDPRVLAREAITPADLFYVRGHAPVPQIPPEDCTVVVDGLVSHPLTLRLSDLQRGFPVKTSEVTLQCAGNRRTELHNVKPMQPNALLWMTEAISNATWTGVSLSDILMRVGVQDEASHVAFLGADRGASPNGDGFGGSIPLSKAQGKDVLLAWAMNGEPLQPIHGGPLRVVVPGYYAARSVKWLNRITVQDGPSDNHFQSHDYKVFPPDVTEDNVEWEAGEMLGEQRTHAALLSPVDGDAVDVGKVTLEGYAMAGGDSMINGVEISLDGGESWRAADLTTEPRQWIWTLWRAEVELPAGEHTIIVRANDNAGSTQPPAVEDLWNFRGYQNFAWHRVAISAS; via the coding sequence ATGCACGGCAAAGCGAATGCCTTCATCATCCACCAGACCGACCCGTTCAACGGCGGACCTGATCCGCGCGTACTCGCTCGGGAGGCCATCACGCCAGCCGACCTGTTCTATGTTCGCGGCCACGCCCCCGTGCCACAGATCCCGCCGGAAGACTGTACGGTCGTCGTGGATGGACTGGTGTCGCACCCGCTTACGCTGCGCCTGTCCGACCTGCAGCGGGGGTTCCCCGTCAAGACGAGCGAGGTTACGCTGCAGTGTGCAGGCAACCGCCGTACCGAACTGCACAACGTCAAGCCGATGCAGCCCAACGCGCTGCTGTGGATGACCGAAGCCATCAGCAACGCGACGTGGACCGGCGTCTCGCTGTCCGACATTCTGATGCGCGTCGGCGTGCAGGACGAGGCTTCACACGTAGCGTTCCTCGGCGCAGACCGCGGCGCGTCACCTAACGGCGACGGCTTCGGCGGATCGATTCCCTTGAGCAAGGCACAGGGTAAGGACGTGTTGTTGGCATGGGCCATGAACGGCGAGCCGCTCCAGCCCATCCACGGTGGGCCGCTGCGGGTCGTCGTGCCGGGCTACTACGCCGCGCGCAGTGTCAAATGGCTCAACCGCATCACGGTGCAGGACGGGCCGAGCGACAACCACTTTCAGTCGCACGACTACAAGGTCTTTCCACCTGACGTGACCGAGGACAACGTCGAGTGGGAGGCGGGCGAAATGCTCGGTGAGCAGCGCACGCACGCCGCATTACTGTCTCCGGTAGACGGCGACGCGGTGGACGTTGGCAAGGTCACGCTCGAAGGTTATGCCATGGCCGGCGGCGACTCGATGATCAACGGTGTCGAGATTTCGCTCGACGGCGGCGAGTCGTGGCGCGCGGCCGACCTAACGACCGAGCCGCGTCAGTGGATCTGGACGCTGTGGCGAGCCGAGGTCGAGCTGCCGGCGGGCGAACACACGATCATCGTGCGCGCAAACGACAACGCCGGAAGCACTCAGCCGCCGGCGGTCGAAGACCTCTGGAATTTTCGGGGTTATCAGAATTTCGCGTGGCACCGCGTGGCGATTAGCGCCAGTTAG
- a CDS encoding FHA domain-containing protein gives MQGSDTFRLVQRRGPQPNTVYELTKDVHSLGRDIANDIVINDAEVSRHHLRFQRGVDGFTIADLGSTNGTFINGQRLVGSRPLNHGDMVSLGETVTLGYERMRAGAPSGSDAPTYAPGPTPYAPSPEPQSPYAPQGRPDTPPYTPPADGGYGGQYAQPQQPQYPQQQGYGQQQPYYPQEYSAPGYGQQQPGYAPPGQVPPGYDYDPYAVREEEPRSALRWIAIGCAVLLVFCACVGGIGLVIIDTLRLWDSVPILRDIACMFANCG, from the coding sequence ATGCAGGGCAGCGATACGTTTCGTCTGGTGCAGCGGCGTGGGCCACAGCCAAATACCGTTTACGAACTGACCAAAGACGTTCACTCTTTGGGCCGTGACATCGCGAACGACATTGTGATCAACGACGCAGAAGTGAGCCGCCATCACCTGCGGTTCCAGCGCGGTGTCGACGGTTTCACGATTGCCGATCTGGGATCGACCAACGGCACGTTCATTAATGGTCAGCGGCTCGTTGGCAGCCGCCCGCTCAACCACGGCGACATGGTGAGCCTCGGGGAGACCGTCACGCTCGGCTACGAGCGCATGCGCGCCGGTGCCCCCAGCGGGTCCGATGCGCCGACCTACGCGCCGGGACCAACACCGTACGCGCCAAGTCCGGAGCCACAGTCGCCGTATGCCCCGCAAGGACGGCCGGACACGCCCCCGTATACGCCACCTGCCGACGGCGGGTATGGCGGACAGTACGCACAGCCCCAGCAGCCCCAATATCCGCAGCAGCAAGGGTACGGGCAGCAGCAGCCCTATTATCCGCAGGAGTATTCGGCGCCAGGTTACGGACAACAGCAGCCCGGCTATGCCCCGCCGGGGCAAGTTCCGCCCGGGTACGACTACGACCCGTATGCCGTGCGCGAGGAGGAACCCCGCAGCGCGCTGCGCTGGATCGCCATCGGCTGTGCCGTGCTGTTGGTGTTCTGCGCGTGTGTCGGCGGCATCGGCCTCGTGATTATCGACACGCTGCGCCTGTGGGACAGTGTCCCCATCCTACGCGACATCGCGTGTATGTTTGCCAACTGCGGTTAG